The Methanococcoides methylutens MM1 genome has a window encoding:
- a CDS encoding adenylate/guanylate cyclase domain-containing protein, with amino-acid sequence MKSNHINYDYLKSFDRIDKIIDGSDNSFEEVDSIPLRDKLSYNNGFYVNCSAIFVDIRKSSQLTNVHLRPKLAKLYRVFISEVVATMNGNALCAEINIIGDCVSGIFNTPYRQNIDGVLSTAAQIASLIDVINCKFSKKGIEQIEVGIGISYGRALMIKAGYNGSGINDIVWVGDVVNESSKLCDASDDNQIVVSKTFYDNLNDENQELFKYDYFEKVYYNKIHDVDMNNWYKENCKQENSWF; translated from the coding sequence TTGAAATCAAATCATATTAACTACGATTATTTGAAAAGTTTTGATCGAATTGATAAAATCATTGATGGATCTGACAATTCATTTGAAGAAGTTGATTCCATTCCATTACGTGATAAATTGAGCTACAATAATGGATTTTATGTTAATTGCTCAGCAATTTTTGTAGATATACGAAAATCTTCTCAATTAACCAATGTACATTTGCGTCCCAAACTTGCGAAGTTATATCGCGTTTTTATTTCAGAAGTTGTAGCTACAATGAATGGCAATGCACTTTGTGCTGAAATCAACATTATTGGTGATTGTGTTTCTGGAATTTTTAATACCCCTTATAGACAGAACATTGATGGTGTTCTTTCTACAGCTGCACAAATAGCTTCCTTAATAGATGTTATAAATTGCAAATTTTCAAAGAAGGGAATTGAACAAATAGAAGTAGGAATTGGTATTTCTTATGGACGAGCGTTAATGATTAAAGCAGGATACAATGGTAGTGGCATAAACGATATTGTCTGGGTGGGTGACGTTGTCAACGAATCATCTAAATTATGTGATGCATCTGATGATAATCAGATAGTTGTTTCAAAAACATTTTATGACAATCTTAATGATGAAAATCAGGAACTTTTCAAATATGATTATTTTGAGAAGGTTTACTATAATAAAATTCATGATGTTGACATGAATAATTGGTATAAGGAAAACTGTAAACAAGAAAATTCTTGGTTTTAA
- a CDS encoding exosome complex RNA-binding protein Csl4 has translation MAEKKTGGRESNRAPKRENAPRKDNRDSRDSRKDGRGQRRDKRDSRKDNRGRPRQKQEPEPEPEVEELEHISPEEKTFVLPGDLIGTTEEFEAGDNTFTVRGDIHSLATGHVMVNKKRRKVSVKPVTSTPPTIGRGDVIVGTIMNVRDSMALVQIGGIKGNDGREFINPGIAAIHVSNVKESYVKEMSQEFSVSDVVKAKIINTENMRMTTAGDDLGVMSASCSNCGTTLKLDDKRLKCPECGHVESRKLSSGYGTGII, from the coding sequence GTGGCAGAAAAGAAGACCGGGGGCAGGGAAAGCAACAGGGCTCCAAAGAGAGAGAACGCCCCAAGGAAAGATAACAGAGACTCCAGAGATTCCAGAAAGGACGGCAGAGGCCAAAGAAGAGATAAAAGGGACTCCAGGAAAGACAACAGGGGCAGGCCCAGACAAAAGCAGGAACCAGAACCGGAGCCTGAGGTCGAGGAACTCGAACACATATCCCCTGAAGAGAAGACCTTTGTACTGCCGGGAGACCTTATCGGAACCACAGAGGAGTTCGAAGCAGGCGACAACACATTTACGGTCAGGGGAGATATCCACTCACTGGCTACCGGACATGTGATGGTCAACAAGAAGCGCAGGAAGGTGTCTGTAAAGCCGGTCACCAGCACACCTCCAACCATTGGTAGGGGAGATGTCATTGTCGGAACGATAATGAACGTGCGCGACTCCATGGCACTTGTCCAGATAGGCGGCATTAAAGGGAACGACGGACGTGAGTTCATCAATCCGGGCATCGCTGCTATCCACGTGTCCAATGTCAAGGAATCATACGTGAAGGAGATGTCACAGGAGTTCTCAGTTTCAGATGTCGTTAAGGCAAAGATCATCAACACAGAGAACATGAGGATGACCACAGCAGGAGATGACCTTGGAGTAATGTCTGCAAGCTGCTCCAACTGTGGAACCACACTTAAGCTCGATGATAAGAGACTGAAGTGCCCTGAATGCGGACATGTTGAATCACGCAAGCTGTCTTCAGGCTATGGCACAGGAATTATTTGA
- a CDS encoding DNA-directed RNA polymerase subunit L, with product MELKILEKSDDEMKLEISGESHTLLNMLKSILLEDERVHTASYDMKHVTISEPVLFIKTENADPIDVIKDAVAVLIAECDEFISVFNKAVE from the coding sequence ATGGAACTTAAGATCTTAGAGAAATCAGACGATGAAATGAAACTTGAGATCTCAGGGGAGAGTCACACTCTCCTGAACATGCTCAAGAGCATTCTTCTGGAAGACGAGCGTGTCCACACAGCATCATATGACATGAAACACGTTACCATCAGTGAGCCTGTCCTGTTCATCAAGACAGAGAACGCTGATCCTATAGATGTTATCAAGGATGCTGTTGCAGTACTGATCGCAGAGTGCGACGAGTTCATCTCAGTCTTTAACAAGGCTGTAGAATGA
- a CDS encoding ribonuclease III domain-containing protein, with protein MSNQMMNESYSKLRWNVQGLFDNFLVIRNELEEELKLLPENSTRKRNKLQNFISQLEEMEETIQDIRNNKIVDIEKYLNHRFTEPNLIVLAFFQPETKVLFNKLKSHRFSRGNEFDFESYLNLDEAAKVLAFIGDSAISLAMTHVLWQPNISSTKELTENKSEFVSNKNMSKLCDKWSLFDFRLGATQEIENANKEKIEHAKGTIIEALFGVLYIECGLEKVITSVVHLK; from the coding sequence ATGAGCAATCAAATGATGAATGAATCTTATTCTAAATTAAGATGGAACGTGCAAGGATTATTTGACAATTTTTTAGTGATTCGAAACGAATTGGAAGAAGAACTTAAATTACTTCCAGAAAACAGCACCCGTAAGCGTAACAAATTGCAGAACTTCATATCACAACTGGAAGAAATGGAAGAAACGATTCAAGATATAAGAAATAATAAAATTGTTGATATTGAGAAATATCTAAATCATAGATTCACCGAACCAAACTTGATTGTTTTAGCATTTTTTCAACCCGAAACAAAGGTTCTCTTTAATAAACTAAAAAGTCACCGTTTCTCAAGAGGAAATGAGTTTGATTTTGAGTCTTATTTGAATTTGGATGAGGCTGCAAAAGTACTTGCATTTATAGGAGATTCAGCCATTAGTCTAGCAATGACTCATGTCCTTTGGCAACCAAATATTTCAAGCACGAAAGAATTGACCGAAAATAAATCAGAATTCGTATCTAATAAAAATATGTCCAAACTGTGCGATAAGTGGAGTCTTTTCGACTTCAGACTTGGAGCTACACAGGAGATAGAGAACGCAAATAAAGAGAAAATAGAGCATGCGAAAGGAACTATAATTGAAGCACTTTTTGGAGTACTCTATATTGAATGTGGACTGGAGAAAGTAATTACTTCAGTAGTTCATTTGAAGTAA
- a CDS encoding VWA domain-containing protein, which produces MQSPKNEIAKTTELMKDLKSESFPDLNDTEFEKELARKVKDWEDSTKDYLKNTNKFDEHQSRLTRAKWHFKAYGGSKRSIMRDLNEYNKLQPNADTKFWKEKTYDITKKARKVDKENVINGLTAIRRNEQEAWEKEYDRQLLDWQLQEIQRLRSKFLVELEKWFEIIKQLKEVFDELNIEPGILWDLSAGKLSAQDVSILKKWADYLKNDENVRELCELMGRLRKEQQSHRRDIVNSTKQYRVIEPDIHSNEEIIGIKLGRDLENVIPQELSLLSDPDIALLFDLKYVENRLMCFSKQGYKSEIYDKNIQEEITVVDDEKMGPIIICVDTSGSMSGAPENIAKALTLSLSSKAVSQKRNCYLINFSTSIDTLNLTPPKGINDLIDFLKMSFHGGTDVAPALYEGIRMMSNEDYKKADLLVISDFVIHSISPDIVSLCQKQISEKNRFFALSIGSFGTQRVEEGIFDQSWTYDPVNGTISEINNIIEWISRK; this is translated from the coding sequence ATGCAGTCTCCAAAAAATGAAATTGCGAAAACGACAGAGCTGATGAAAGATCTTAAATCAGAATCTTTTCCTGATTTAAACGACACTGAATTCGAAAAAGAATTAGCAAGAAAAGTGAAAGATTGGGAAGATTCTACAAAGGATTATTTAAAAAATACAAACAAATTTGATGAACACCAATCAAGATTGACCCGTGCAAAATGGCACTTTAAAGCATACGGTGGTTCTAAAAGATCAATCATGCGAGATTTGAATGAATACAATAAACTTCAACCAAATGCTGATACAAAGTTTTGGAAAGAAAAGACATATGATATAACAAAAAAAGCAAGAAAAGTAGATAAAGAAAATGTCATAAATGGCCTAACTGCCATTCGTAGAAATGAACAAGAAGCATGGGAAAAAGAGTATGATCGACAGCTACTTGATTGGCAACTTCAAGAAATCCAACGATTAAGAAGTAAATTTCTAGTCGAGTTAGAAAAATGGTTTGAAATTATTAAGCAATTGAAAGAAGTATTCGATGAACTGAATATTGAACCTGGAATTCTTTGGGATTTAAGTGCTGGAAAATTAAGTGCACAAGATGTCTCTATCCTTAAAAAATGGGCAGATTATCTAAAGAATGATGAAAATGTTCGTGAACTATGTGAATTGATGGGAAGGTTAAGAAAAGAACAACAATCTCATCGAAGGGATATTGTTAATTCGACTAAACAATATCGTGTTATAGAGCCAGATATTCATTCAAATGAAGAGATAATTGGCATAAAGCTTGGTAGAGATCTAGAAAATGTAATCCCACAAGAGTTATCCCTTCTAAGTGATCCAGATATTGCACTACTTTTTGATTTAAAATATGTTGAAAATAGACTAATGTGTTTTTCGAAACAAGGTTATAAATCCGAAATTTATGATAAGAACATTCAGGAAGAAATAACAGTTGTTGATGACGAAAAGATGGGACCAATAATTATTTGCGTTGATACAAGTGGATCAATGTCAGGAGCTCCAGAGAATATCGCTAAGGCTTTAACACTCAGTTTATCGTCAAAAGCAGTCTCCCAAAAGAGAAATTGTTACTTGATCAATTTCAGCACTTCAATAGACACCTTAAATCTTACTCCTCCAAAAGGTATCAATGACCTAATCGATTTCCTCAAAATGAGCTTTCATGGAGGTACCGATGTAGCTCCTGCCTTATATGAAGGGATAAGAATGATGTCAAATGAAGATTACAAAAAAGCAGATTTATTAGTTATTTCTGATTTCGTTATTCATAGCATATCACCTGATATCGTATCTTTGTGCCAAAAACAAATATCTGAAAAAAATCGTTTTTTTGCATTATCTATTGGCAGTTTTGGGACACAACGTGTTGAAGAAGGTATTTTTGATCAAAGTTGGACATATGACCCTGTTAATGGTACAATTTCAGAAATTAATAATATCATAGAATGGATTTCTAGAAAATGA
- a CDS encoding AAA family ATPase, with product MSNQQTNNPMKKRMEDLIEICSDGLYEREEIVAISLLSTLSGQSIFLYGLPGTAKSLIARRLSKVFKEATHFEYLMQRFSTPEDVFGPVSIQELKQDNYIRKTEGYLPTADFAFLDEIWKSSPAILNTLLTIINERVYRNNGKDEKVPLKALVAASNETPPPNQGLEALYDRFVLRIIVNPMQKRENFEKLFDGGSVLFDINIPNKLQFSQDEWGQLSNEIEKVKTSNEVFAIINAIRVSLEDFNASNSEIAVYVSDRRWQKIALVLKTSALLCDRNEVIPVDTLILRHCLWTLEENREAINEIVENRVREFSCANTEELDSWELNHKDIENGVSETFYYTEDIYDTEEIAGKQCFSVTSPEIKKDQNYYYDDNKMNIRFYIPIEYLNTSESFKPLNENGTLETHLECNFNGKKSCEIKIDEKILKRGWESGYTNGSFVKWFDEKPPIKIKKGTQKNVDSRVKNIFVKDCNESLRILEKIILNTKSYVNKQRKINETPFVPMEKSELVLDGFKSFIGELENHRLNAEHLLEKVQSHAVSKK from the coding sequence ATGAGTAACCAACAAACAAATAATCCTATGAAAAAAAGAATGGAAGATTTGATTGAGATCTGTTCTGATGGCCTATACGAAAGAGAAGAAATAGTTGCAATATCCCTTCTTTCAACTCTTTCTGGTCAATCGATTTTTTTATATGGTTTACCAGGCACTGCAAAAAGCTTGATTGCGCGTCGTTTATCAAAGGTGTTCAAAGAAGCAACTCATTTTGAATATCTCATGCAAAGGTTTAGTACACCTGAAGATGTTTTTGGTCCTGTAAGCATTCAAGAATTAAAACAGGATAATTACATCCGAAAGACAGAAGGTTACTTGCCCACTGCAGATTTTGCATTTCTTGATGAGATATGGAAAAGCAGTCCTGCTATTCTAAACACACTCTTAACAATCATAAATGAAAGAGTTTATCGCAACAATGGAAAAGACGAAAAAGTTCCTCTTAAAGCACTGGTTGCAGCAAGCAATGAAACACCACCACCTAACCAAGGACTGGAAGCTCTTTATGATCGTTTTGTATTGAGGATAATAGTAAATCCTATGCAAAAAAGAGAAAATTTTGAAAAGCTTTTTGATGGTGGCTCAGTTTTATTTGATATAAATATTCCAAATAAATTACAATTTTCTCAAGATGAATGGGGACAGCTTTCCAATGAAATTGAAAAAGTAAAAACTTCAAACGAAGTATTTGCTATCATAAATGCAATCAGAGTTTCCCTTGAAGATTTCAACGCCAGCAACTCTGAAATTGCAGTTTATGTTTCTGATAGAAGGTGGCAGAAAATTGCACTTGTTTTAAAAACATCTGCACTATTGTGTGATCGTAACGAAGTGATACCCGTTGACACATTGATATTGAGACACTGCCTTTGGACACTTGAAGAAAATCGAGAAGCAATTAATGAAATCGTTGAAAACCGTGTAAGAGAGTTCAGTTGTGCCAATACTGAAGAGTTGGACAGTTGGGAACTAAATCACAAAGATATCGAAAATGGTGTTTCGGAGACATTCTACTATACAGAAGATATTTACGATACTGAAGAAATTGCTGGCAAACAATGTTTTTCTGTAACTTCACCAGAAATAAAGAAAGATCAAAACTACTATTATGATGACAACAAGATGAATATTCGATTCTATATACCCATTGAATATTTGAATACCTCTGAATCATTCAAACCTCTTAATGAGAATGGGACCTTGGAAACTCATTTAGAATGCAATTTTAATGGAAAGAAGTCGTGCGAAATAAAGATTGACGAAAAAATCTTGAAACGCGGATGGGAGTCTGGCTATACTAATGGTTCATTTGTTAAATGGTTTGATGAAAAACCACCTATTAAAATAAAAAAAGGAACACAAAAAAATGTAGACTCGAGAGTGAAAAATATTTTTGTGAAAGATTGTAATGAATCCTTGCGAATACTCGAAAAAATCATTTTGAATACAAAATCTTATGTGAATAAGCAAAGAAAAATTAACGAAACACCGTTTGTTCCTATGGAAAAGAGCGAATTAGTACTTGATGGGTTCAAATCTTTTATTGGAGAACTCGAAAATCACAGATTAAATGCTGAGCATTTGTTGGAAAAGGTGCAATCTCATGCAGTCTCCAAAAAATGA